One genomic region from Rosa rugosa chromosome 1, drRosRugo1.1, whole genome shotgun sequence encodes:
- the LOC133721456 gene encoding probable indole-3-acetic acid-amido synthetase GH3.1, with amino-acid sequence MAIDSVTSSPLGPPATEKDAKALQFIEETTKNTDAVQERVLTEILSRNAETEYLKRFGLNGATDRDTFKSKIPVVTYEDLQPEIQRIANGDRSPILSSHPISEFLTSSGTSAGERKLMPTIHEELDRRTLLYSLLQPVMNLYVPDLDKGKGLYFLFIKAETKTPGGLLARPVLTSYYKSEHFKTRPYDPYNVYTSPNEAILCSDSFQSMYAQMLCGLIMREQVLRVGAVFASGLLRAIRFLQLNWQQLAEDIKTGILNPKITDASIREKMVELLKPDAELAEFIKKECEGENWEGIIPRIWPNTKYLDVIVTGAMAQYIPTLDYYSNSLPKACTMYASSECYFGLNLKPMCDPSEVSYTIMPMMGYFEFIPHDPSAPPLSKKSPPRLLELADLEVGKEYELVISTYAGLCRYRVGDILQVTGFYNAAPQFRFVRRKNVLLSIDADKTDEAELQKGIDNATELLHEFNTSVVEYTSYADTKTFPGHYVIYWELMVKDPSISAPSHEVLDRCCLVMEESLNSVYRQYRVSDKTIGPLEIRVVKSGTFEELMDYAISRGASINQYKAPRCVNFSPIMELLDSRVESVHFSPALPHWTPERRH; translated from the exons ATGGCCATTGATTCAGTAACTTCATCCCCTCTGGGCCCACCAGCCACCGAGAAGGACGCCAAGGCGCTTCAGTTCATAGAGGAGACGACCAAAAACACTGACGCTGTGCAGGAGAGGGTTCTCACTGAGATTCTCAGCCGAAACGCCGAAACCGAGTACCTGAAGCGTTTCGGCCTCAACGGAGCGACTGACCGTGACACGTTCAAGTCCAAAATCCCGGTGGTCACGTATGAAGATCTTCAGCCTGAGATTCAACGTATCGCTAATGGTGACCGCTCTCCCATCTTGAGCTCTCATCCCATCTCTGAATTCCTTACCAG TTCTGGGACTTCAGCCGGTGAGAGAAAACTGATGCCTACGATTCACGAAGAATTGGACCGTCGCACGCTACTGTACAGCTTGCTCCAGCCCGTGATGAATCT TTACGTGCCCGACTTGGACAAGGGAAAGGGATTGTACTTTTTGTTCATCAAGGCCGAGACCAAGACTCCCGGCGGGCTATTAGCCCGTCCGGTTTTGACGAGTTACTACAAGAGCGAGCACTTCAAGACCAGGCCGTACGACCCCTACAATGTCTACACCAGCCCCAACGAAGCCATTCTCTGCTCCGACTCGTTTCAAAGCATGTACGCCCAAATGCTTTGCGGCCTCATCATGCGCGAGCAAGTCCTCCGCGTAGGGGCGGTCTTCGCCTCCGGCCTACTCCGAGCCATCCGTTTCCTTCAGCTCAACTGGCAACAACTAGCCGAAGACATCAAAACCGGAAttctaaaccctaaaatcaCAGATGCTTCTATCCGGGAGAAGATGGTGGAGCTTTTGAAACCCGACGCGGAGCTGGCGGAGTTCATCAAAAAGGAGTGTGAAGGAGAGAATTGGGAGGGGATAATCCCCAGGATTTGGCCCAACACGAAGTACCTCGATGTGATAGTCACCGGTGCAATGGCTCAGTACATTCCAACACTGGATTACTACAGCAATAGCCTACCCAAGGCTTGCACAATGTACGCTTCTTCTGAATGCTATTTTGGCCTGAACCTTAAGCCGATGTGCGACCCTTCTGAAGTGTCATACACCATCATGCCGATGATGGGCTATTTCGAGTTCATTCCACACGATCCATCTGCTCCTCCTCTGTCCAAAAAGTCACCTCCAAGGCTCTTAGAGCTTGCTGACCTGGAAGTCGGAAAAGAATACGAGTTGGTCATTTCCACATACGCTGGACTGTGCCGTTACAGAGTCGGAGACATTCTCCAAGTCACCGGCTTCTACAACGCCGCGCCACAGTTCCGGTTTGTGAGGAGGAAGAACGTTTTGCTGAGCATTGACGCCGACAAAACCGACGAGGCGGAGCTCCAAAAAGGCATTGACAACGCCACCGAACTCCTCCATGAATTCAACACTTCTGTGGTGGAGTACACAAGCTACGCCGACACCAAAACATTCCCAGGACATTACGTCATTTACTGGGAGTTGATGGTGAAGGACCCGTCTATCAGTGCCCCAAGCCACGAGGTTCTTGACCGGTGCTGCCTTGTCATGGAGGAGTCCCTAAACTCTGTGTACCGGCAATACCGAGTGTCTGACAAAACAATCGGGCCGCTCGAAATTAGGGTTGTGAAGAGTGGCACATTCGAGGAGCTCATGGACTACGCCATTTCCCGCGGCGCATCGATTAATCAGTACAAGGCGCCGAGGTGCGTGAACTTCTCACCCATCATGGAGTTGCTGGACTCTAGGGTTGAATCGGTGCACTTCAGCCCGGCGCTGCCACATTGGACCCCGGAGCGACGCCATTGA